Genomic segment of Gloeocapsa sp. PCC 7428:
GAGGGGCGAGGGGCGAGTTAAAGAGTTAAAACCCTAAGTTCCCTACTTCCTACTCCCTACTCCCTACTCCCTAGTTAACTATGAATATCGCTAATTTCCCCTGGCTGACGACAATAATTTTGTTGCCGATCGCCGCGTCACTGTTGATTCCCTTTTTACCTGATAAAGATGGTAAAACAGTACGCTGGTACTCCCTCGTCGTGGGATTGATTGATTTTGCACTGATTGTTTGGGCGTTTTATTCTCAGTACGATTTGGCTAATCCCAATTTACAGCTAGTGGAAAGTTACTCCTGGGTACCGCAGCTAGATTTAAATTGGTCGGTGGGCGTAGATGGCTTGTCCATGCCTTTAGTGATTCTAACTGGGTTTATCACAACGCTCGCAATGTTAGCAGCTTGGCCTGTAACGCTCAAGCCGCGCTTGTTTTACTTTTTGATGCTGGCAATGTACGGCGGTCAAATTGCTGTGTTTGCTGTCCAGGATATGCTACTGTTTTTCCTGGTCTGGGAACTCGAACTTATCCCTGTATACCTATTGCTGGCAATTTGGGGCGGTAAAAAGCGGCAGTACGCCGCCACAAAGTTCATTTTGTACACAGCAGGTGGTTCGCTATTTATCTTGGTTGCAGCCCTGACAATGGCGTTCTACGGCGATACCGTGACGTTTGATATGCGGGCGATCGCCGCCAAAGACTACGCCTTGAATTTTCAATTGTGGGTGTATGCGGCTTTCTTAGTTGCCTACGCGGTAAAACTTCCCATTTTCCCGTTACATACCTGGCTACCTGATGCTCACGGTGAAGCAACTGCCCCAGTGCATATGTTACTGGCAGGAATTCTCCTCAAAATGGGCGGCTATGCCTTAATTCGGATGAATGCGGGAATGCTACCCGATGCTCATGCTTATTTTGCACCCGTATTAGTAATTTTGGGAGTCGTCAACATCATCTACGCTGCGCTAACATCGTTTGCACAGCGTAACCTCAAGCGAAAAATTGCTTACTCTTCAATTTCGCACATGGGGTTTGTTGTGATCGGTATTGCGTCATTCACCGACTTGGGCTTGAATGGTGCAATGCTGCAAATGATCTCGCATGGCATGATTGGTGCAAGTTTATTCTTCTTGGTAGGCGCAACTTACGACCGCACCCATACCCTAATGTTGGATGAAATGGGTGGTGTCGGGCAAAAAATGCAAAAGATGTTCGCCATGTGGACAACGTGTTCAATGGCTTCCTTGGCTTTACCTGGAATGAGTGGTTTTGTCGCTGAATTGATGGTCTTCGTTGGCTTTTCTAATAGCGATGCTTACAGCCCCACGTTTAAAATCATCGTTGTCTTTCTCATGGCAGTTGGTGTCATCTTAACGCCAATTTACCTGCTATCAATGCTCCGCGAGATCTTCTACGGACCAGAAAATAAGGAACTAGTTTCGCACGAAGTCCTTGTTGATGCAGAACCACGCGAAGTGTTTATCATTGCTTGTTTGTTAGTACCAATCATCGGCATTGGTCTGTATCCCAAAATCTTGACTCAAGTCTACGACGCGACAACGATACAACTTACCGAAAGGTTACGCGATTCTGTACCAACTTTAGCGGCTCAAAAAGCTTCAACTTTGTCCTTCCGCGCGCCAGCGATCGGAAATTAAGTAACAAGCATAGTTCTAAAGTCTGAAATACAATCTACAAGGCAGGTTATCAAAACCTGCTTTTCTTGTGCATAAAAACCCTGTTCACCTTCGTGGACAAACAACAAACAAATGTGTAGCTGCGGTTGAAACCGCTGAGTTCTTGTCGGTTTGTCTGTATTAAACCTATGCCCAAGTGTGATATATGAGTTTTTAAGGCGATGAAATCCAATATTTAATTCATAAATTGCTCAAGCTTCGGTAGCCTAGCTCATATAAATCTGATCAACAAATATCCGTAAATTCTCTAAGCGCTAAAAAAGCTTTCTACTGGTTTTCTCGGATTACAGCTAACCCACCTGCGGAATACGATTGAGCGGATAATCACAGTCTTTTAATAAATTCATCCGCCTTTCAACATACAAAAGTATCCGCAGGGGTAAAACGATGATTGTAGATAGAGATAAATTGCTAAACCAGCATAACCAACGAGCAACGCAGTGTAGTTTAGCCGATTCACAATCTCATACAAACCCCTCTCATTCTCACTTTGTAGCTACAACACAGACCAGCAGTAATTCTAACGGTACAACTATAGAAAAACGTATGCTTGAACTTGAAAAAGCTAACAAGCAATTGCAAGCCGAAAATATCGATTTGCGACGCGCTGAGAAAGAAGTCCTTTTTTTACAAAGGATGACACAAGCAATTAGTGAAGCTACAGATTTTCATTCAGCATTAGGAATTGCTTTACGCAAGGTGTGCGACTTCACAGGTTGGAAATTTGGTGAAGCATGGATTCCTAAAACAAATACTAACGTTTTAGAATACAGCCCTGCTTGGTACGGTGTTAGCCCAGAATTAGAGAAATTTAGAACATTAAGTGAAAAATTTACTTTTTCCCTAGGAGTTGGTATCCCAGGGCGTGTTTGGGAATCAAAGCATCCTGAGTGGATTCAAGATGTTTCTAGTGCATCAGCAGAAGTTTGTCAGCGCCATCAAGTTGTCAAAGAAGTTGGATTTAAAGCGGGAGTCGGTATTCCTATTATTAATCGCAACGAAGTATTGGCTGTCCTCGTCTTCTTTATGTTTGAAGCTTACGAAGAGGATCAGCGATTAGTTGAAATTATTTCAACCGTCGCTATTCAATTAGGTTCTTTGATTCAACATAAACAAGCAGAAGAAGCATTACGTTCTAGTGTGGCAACAAACCGCGCATTAATCAATGCACTACCGGATCTCCTGCTACGAATCAACAAAGAAGGTTACTTCGTTAACTTCAAAGCCGCAAAAAATGAAAGTTTGATAATACCTGACAACAATTTTGTAGGAAAACATTTGTGTGAAGTTCTTTCTTCAGAAATTGCTTTACCCGCGATGGCTTGTATCGAACAAGCATTAGCAACTGGAGAAATTCAAATCTTTGAATCGCAAGCTTATGTAGACAACCTATTACGCTACTACGAATTTAGAATTGTCGTAAGTGCAGAAAATGAGGTCATGGCGATTGTTCGCGATGTAACTGAAACCAAGCTTTTTTTAGAGTTACTACAGCAACAAGAACGCCAGCTAAAGGCAATTTTAAATAATATTCCTGGTAGCGCTTGGCTCAAAGACAGT
This window contains:
- the ndhD1 gene encoding photosynthetic/respiratory NAD(P)H-quinone oxidoreductase subunit D1, producing MANFPWLTTIILLPIAASLLIPFLPDKDGKTVRWYSLVVGLIDFALIVWAFYSQYDLANPNLQLVESYSWVPQLDLNWSVGVDGLSMPLVILTGFITTLAMLAAWPVTLKPRLFYFLMLAMYGGQIAVFAVQDMLLFFLVWELELIPVYLLLAIWGGKKRQYAATKFILYTAGGSLFILVAALTMAFYGDTVTFDMRAIAAKDYALNFQLWVYAAFLVAYAVKLPIFPLHTWLPDAHGEATAPVHMLLAGILLKMGGYALIRMNAGMLPDAHAYFAPVLVILGVVNIIYAALTSFAQRNLKRKIAYSSISHMGFVVIGIASFTDLGLNGAMLQMISHGMIGASLFFLVGATYDRTHTLMLDEMGGVGQKMQKMFAMWTTCSMASLALPGMSGFVAELMVFVGFSNSDAYSPTFKIIVVFLMAVGVILTPIYLLSMLREIFYGPENKELVSHEVLVDAEPREVFIIACLLVPIIGIGLYPKILTQVYDATTIQLTERLRDSVPTLAAQKASTLSFRAPAIGN
- a CDS encoding PAS domain-containing protein encodes the protein MLELEKANKQLQAENIDLRRAEKEVLFLQRMTQAISEATDFHSALGIALRKVCDFTGWKFGEAWIPKTNTNVLEYSPAWYGVSPELEKFRTLSEKFTFSLGVGIPGRVWESKHPEWIQDVSSASAEVCQRHQVVKEVGFKAGVGIPIINRNEVLAVLVFFMFEAYEEDQRLVEIISTVAIQLGSLIQHKQAEEALRSSVATNRALINALPDLLLRINKEGYFVNFKAAKNESLIIPDNNFVGKHLCEVLSSEIALPAMACIEQALATGEIQIFESQAYVDNLLRYYEFRIVVSAENEVMAIVRDVTETKLFLELLQQQERQLKAILNNIPGSAWLKDSESRYIAVNEPLLKLFNKKLEDVIGRTDYDLFPPDLAQKCIDDDREVLATGQRKYFEEFSLASDGSEVWFETIKTPIYNENNEIIGTTGIAYDITERKRIERDTFNALKKERELSELKSRFVTMTSHEFRTPLATILSSAELLEYYSHKWSDEKKLNHLHKIQSAVNHMTSLLNDVLLIGKAEAGKLEFNPQPVDLINFCSSLVEELQISTTKHQIIFQAQEQRLLVRLDEKLLRHILTNLLSNAIKYSPQGGVIHFDLILETDEAIFVIQDEGIGIPKSEQEQLFNSFHRASNVGIISGTGLGLAIVKKSVDLHGGKIVVDSEVNVGTTFTVTIPLNN